The proteins below come from a single Psychrobacter sp. FDAARGOS_221 genomic window:
- a CDS encoding UvrD-helicase domain-containing protein yields the protein MTQSDSMTTSLNQDSSQPASQPAKPKEIIPAIDVDLTGRHLIEASAGTGKTWTLTGIVLRLLIEARRAPEQIIATTFTRAAAAEMRQRIHDRLVEFYQLLKWVDVLSANPANHDELYPTELVIKPDAEADKAKSSTDIEAHDENQDAHAEQQRLIEKKEACKQQQAEWLKEQAKYARLDGIMGDPVNMHLVQYLLQHLHTYKLSEAIRRTALVLTTLDKLFVGTLDSLAQKWLSEYSSETGHQQGMSIIEDHSIEQVTDSIIHDELRQFQSRLYYEQPRLYKLLDQQGKLTDVADHRGFVQRSLNFFSATIDEVPVIDFSFDEYEQLLNDFSQLDLTDIEPYLNPDYRKSQGFNGRSSLQTRFEHIIEIHKVISQRGLGFESYLSEDAKKLIEAIEAARYPQEDGKIKNFNSKREKEHQVFFGLTTISKLMDVIDMSNGLESYTTGLLANLNRHIVLAVRERLPIILEERSQTTFSLQMVRLNQALSGKQGDKLARYIRHHYPVALIDESQDINGEQAIMIQSVYLPNTKNRKQRSNNEFLLLVGDPKQAIYGFRGGDVANYNAMKRQFDDKHIWTLNVNRRSNGAVIDALNHWFCMPTQDSAKQHHLAKLGEGIYYQYIEAANEEAKLSWMQSLQQGQQAQQSERQQDLNQELHQHVLPNRGVSLINLPYDTEASYNEFEVTAKHIAMLLNSGQTLDGKPIKPSDIGVLARAKKQLKQLENELVKLKIPTLTTSDASIFETVIAEDVAAILSAMLQPYRHDLVNRVLTSHLYGFSVKQAKAMMMDYETGVAEADHTSSISNTGISNDSQADDNQAQQTDKQSKKSYQDFISYLQQGAELWQRYGILSALHYLFEANTIQPQGVWQALAAHKDGDRHIMDLRHVMDILAEYGLSMGEYELLAWFKQNIEQAPGSDWAKQHPLPTESGVQLMTIHKSKGLEFPIVYVMGMASASNKSGKGETYGLYLYNVEQDKVEQDNTEQPSSIATTGNKNSITLRRFSPMQGTATNKTHYIDLETDENFDERLRLGYVAFTRASEQLYIVLSDPHNTADMDLKPVFHWFETPKQKPVTYQLPDRLKQQIGYLPAVNIIDCFNSHFEQAAKSSSVSSSTSVDSESGKSISQPIEYDDFATVMKTNYFKGWAKTSFTALARQLDESAQALAVADERIDDAVALGMVAVDSRNGLNSINPTDINVSHEGSELQLKAKDDIRFSFVKGANAGTFLHEIYEKIEFTNKAQWPQVIDKAIRSYQLPAVYASREQQLRVLNEKDSSKLNNNNLAPNSNKSDDKPEFEIDDSEHKALVNWIDEVLHTPLLASNQPLIAIEPHQRVAELGFNMGLSEQFKVLQINQLFEQYVPDKDKHINLLAQSHDYLYRYLRGEIDLVYQYDNKFHVVDYKSNYLGNSLSDYSQAALKKAMSKAGYWLQAAIYQVALHRFLSMRIADYEGNEDKYLAPVEYVFLRGVHMAEAEQAEADDNTDNDFESERYGLVTWDIPIEFVKALDSLFGKPS from the coding sequence ATGACTCAATCAGACAGCATGACCACGTCGCTCAATCAAGACAGTAGCCAACCAGCGTCACAACCGGCCAAACCTAAAGAAATCATACCTGCTATTGATGTCGATCTCACCGGCAGACACTTAATTGAAGCCTCGGCAGGCACCGGTAAGACTTGGACGCTGACCGGTATTGTGCTGCGCTTATTGATTGAGGCCCGCCGCGCACCAGAGCAAATCATTGCCACTACCTTTACGCGTGCCGCTGCCGCTGAGATGCGCCAACGTATTCATGATCGATTGGTTGAGTTTTATCAGTTATTGAAGTGGGTTGATGTGCTCAGTGCTAATCCAGCCAATCATGATGAGTTGTATCCGACTGAATTGGTGATTAAACCAGATGCGGAGGCTGATAAAGCCAAGTCAAGTACTGATATTGAGGCTCATGATGAAAATCAGGATGCACATGCCGAGCAACAGCGTTTGATTGAGAAAAAAGAAGCGTGTAAACAGCAACAGGCGGAATGGCTAAAAGAGCAAGCTAAGTATGCCCGCCTTGATGGCATTATGGGCGATCCGGTGAACATGCATCTGGTGCAATATCTGTTGCAGCATTTACACACCTATAAGCTATCAGAGGCCATTCGCCGTACTGCCTTGGTATTGACCACGCTTGATAAGCTGTTCGTTGGAACTTTAGACAGCTTGGCGCAAAAGTGGCTGAGCGAATACAGTAGTGAGACCGGTCACCAACAAGGCATGTCCATTATAGAAGATCACAGTATTGAGCAAGTCACTGACAGTATCATCCATGATGAGCTGCGTCAGTTTCAAAGCCGTCTGTATTATGAGCAGCCGCGTCTATACAAGTTATTAGACCAGCAAGGCAAGCTAACGGATGTTGCCGATCATAGAGGCTTTGTACAGCGCTCGCTAAACTTCTTTTCAGCGACTATTGATGAAGTGCCAGTCATTGATTTTAGTTTTGATGAGTATGAACAGTTACTTAATGACTTCTCTCAGTTAGATTTAACTGATATTGAGCCTTATCTCAATCCTGATTATAGAAAATCTCAAGGATTTAATGGTAGATCGAGCCTTCAAACGAGGTTTGAGCATATTATTGAGATTCACAAAGTTATCTCGCAAAGAGGGTTAGGCTTTGAGAGCTATCTAAGTGAAGATGCTAAAAAACTAATCGAAGCGATTGAGGCTGCACGTTATCCTCAAGAAGACGGTAAGATTAAAAACTTTAACTCAAAGCGAGAAAAAGAGCATCAGGTGTTTTTTGGGCTGACGACCATTAGTAAGCTCATGGATGTTATTGATATGTCTAATGGCTTAGAGTCATATACAACGGGCTTACTCGCCAATTTAAATCGCCATATTGTACTGGCGGTGCGTGAAAGACTGCCAATTATTTTAGAAGAGCGCTCACAGACAACATTTAGTTTACAGATGGTAAGGCTTAACCAAGCATTAAGTGGTAAGCAAGGTGATAAACTGGCACGTTATATTCGTCACCATTATCCAGTAGCCTTGATTGACGAATCTCAGGATATTAATGGTGAACAGGCCATTATGATCCAAAGCGTGTATTTGCCAAATACTAAAAACCGTAAGCAGCGTTCTAATAACGAGTTCTTATTGTTGGTCGGTGACCCCAAGCAAGCCATTTACGGATTCCGTGGTGGTGACGTCGCCAACTACAATGCCATGAAGCGCCAGTTCGATGACAAGCATATCTGGACATTGAATGTTAACCGCCGTTCTAATGGAGCAGTCATTGATGCACTCAATCATTGGTTTTGTATGCCCACTCAAGACAGTGCCAAGCAGCATCACTTAGCAAAGCTCGGTGAGGGTATTTATTATCAGTATATTGAAGCGGCTAATGAAGAGGCGAAGCTGTCATGGATGCAGTCACTGCAACAAGGTCAGCAAGCACAACAATCCGAGCGACAACAAGACCTGAATCAAGAGCTGCATCAACACGTGTTGCCTAATCGTGGGGTCAGCTTAATTAATCTACCGTATGACACAGAGGCAAGCTATAACGAGTTTGAGGTGACGGCCAAGCATATTGCGATGCTACTCAATAGCGGCCAAACCCTAGACGGTAAGCCGATCAAGCCCAGTGATATTGGGGTGCTGGCAAGGGCTAAAAAACAGTTAAAGCAGTTAGAGAATGAACTGGTTAAGCTCAAGATTCCAACCTTGACCACCAGTGATGCCAGTATTTTTGAAACGGTGATTGCCGAAGATGTGGCAGCGATACTCAGTGCCATGTTGCAGCCGTATCGTCATGATTTGGTCAATCGGGTGTTAACCAGTCATCTGTATGGGTTTAGTGTTAAGCAAGCCAAAGCGATGATGATGGATTATGAAACTGGTGTGGCTGAGGCAGATCATACAAGTTCGATTTCTAACACGGGTATAAGTAACGACAGTCAGGCAGATGACAACCAAGCGCAGCAAACAGATAAACAGAGTAAAAAAAGCTATCAAGACTTTATCAGCTATTTGCAGCAGGGGGCGGAGCTTTGGCAGCGTTACGGTATCTTATCCGCGCTTCATTATTTATTCGAGGCCAATACCATACAGCCGCAAGGTGTCTGGCAAGCATTGGCGGCCCACAAAGATGGTGATCGCCATATTATGGACTTGCGCCATGTGATGGATATCTTGGCAGAGTATGGTCTGAGCATGGGTGAGTACGAACTGCTGGCCTGGTTTAAACAAAATATTGAACAAGCCCCGGGTAGCGACTGGGCCAAGCAACATCCACTGCCAACTGAGTCAGGGGTGCAGCTGATGACCATTCATAAATCCAAGGGTTTGGAGTTCCCGATTGTGTATGTCATGGGAATGGCTTCTGCTAGTAATAAATCGGGTAAAGGTGAAACCTACGGGCTGTATTTATATAACGTCGAGCAAGATAAGGTTGAGCAAGACAATACTGAGCAACCGTCCTCTATAGCAACTACCGGTAATAAGAATTCAATTACCTTGCGTCGCTTTTCACCAATGCAAGGCACAGCTACAAATAAAACGCACTATATTGATTTAGAGACTGATGAAAACTTTGATGAGCGTTTGCGTCTGGGCTATGTTGCCTTCACCCGCGCCAGTGAGCAGTTATACATCGTGTTATCTGATCCGCATAATACCGCTGATATGGATCTTAAACCTGTGTTTCATTGGTTTGAAACGCCTAAGCAAAAACCTGTAACCTATCAATTGCCGGATAGACTCAAGCAACAAATTGGTTATCTGCCCGCTGTTAATATTATCGATTGCTTTAATAGTCACTTTGAGCAAGCTGCGAAAAGTAGTTCGGTGTCTTCGTCAACGTCCGTTGACTCTGAGTCTGGCAAGTCAATCAGTCAGCCCATTGAGTATGATGACTTTGCGACAGTGATGAAAACCAACTACTTCAAAGGTTGGGCCAAGACCAGCTTTACCGCGCTGGCACGTCAGCTAGATGAGTCGGCGCAAGCATTGGCAGTGGCTGATGAGCGTATTGATGATGCTGTGGCACTCGGTATGGTTGCTGTTGATTCGAGAAACGGCCTTAATAGTATCAATCCTACGGATATAAACGTTAGTCATGAGGGTAGTGAGCTGCAGCTAAAAGCAAAAGACGACATTCGCTTCAGCTTCGTCAAAGGCGCCAATGCGGGTACCTTTTTGCATGAAATTTACGAAAAGATTGAGTTTACCAATAAAGCGCAGTGGCCACAGGTCATCGATAAAGCTATTAGAAGCTATCAGCTGCCAGCAGTCTATGCCAGCCGTGAGCAGCAACTACGCGTGTTAAACGAAAAAGACAGCTCTAAGCTGAATAACAATAACCTAGCGCCCAATTCAAATAAGTCTGATGATAAGCCTGAATTTGAGATAGACGACAGTGAGCATAAGGCATTGGTGAATTGGATTGATGAAGTGCTACATACGCCGTTATTGGCCTCTAACCAGCCATTAATAGCCATTGAACCACATCAGCGTGTGGCAGAGCTTGGCTTTAATATGGGGCTGTCAGAGCAGTTTAAGGTGCTACAAATTAATCAACTGTTTGAGCAGTATGTGCCTGATAAAGATAAGCATATTAACTTATTGGCTCAAAGTCATGATTATCTGTATCGCTACTTGCGAGGGGAGATTGACTTGGTCTATCAGTATGACAATAAGTTCCATGTGGTTGATTATAAGAGTAATTATTTAGGAAATAGCCTAAGCGATTATAGCCAAGCTGCTTTGAAAAAAGCGATGAGTAAAGCAGGGTATTGGCTGCAAGCGGCTATTTATCAAGTCGCTTTGCATCGCTTTTTGTCAATGCGAATCGCTGATTATGAGGGTAATGAGGACAAATATTTGGCACCGGTAGAGTATGTTTTTTTACGCGGGGTGCATATGGCGGAAGCTGAACAAGCCGAAGCTGACGATAATACGGATAATGACTTTGAAAGCGAGCGCTATGGACTGGTTACTTGGGATATTCCTATTGAATTTGTAAAAGCGCTTGATAGCTTGTTTGGTAAGCCAAGTTAG
- a CDS encoding exodeoxyribonuclease V subunit gamma, whose amino-acid sequence MFKIIQSNRTEKLVTQLLHEYQSKDQPIFEPFIVIVPSKVLGDWLDKTIASQAGISTLVQTKFWGEYQWRLMQAVLSRHNDFVKSQDPNATTINVPEVAVLSPTVMQWRIFGYLNHYQAQIIKDDKHPLYPLLISLMESLQDQNQAKNSTQNQNQSQTDGQQQNTQDPGQRDARLWQLASDLARVFNRYLTHREDWLQTWSNNKQLPVEQLILEKDSLSLRFDKYARGTPDWLIDHYIELEAAQRHLWLNLFADVHLHRVALEAKFWEVLTNNIAHEQDTLPKVLRIFTIQQLPQAELDFLQRLSEFMDITLLHYNPSKLFWADIVDKSWLERQRIINPESVFLRDYGHSLLSRLGKQSRDTFAMLATLSGGEDYERAQVVWHDDFWQDDYWQDGFFEEEAQPNLESQSDASDSAQKLDNSPNNFSNNAPNNSLNNTPSLLQQLQQDVLMLDEQSTQQATAVRVTKDIGEQLESAGNQSSNPQSTEAESLPKSANIDIAQTDEFDPYSDEVLENKHYDKPRSWPISSQDNSLSIHSCHSLQRQLEVLRIMIGRWLNEPLPEGAKPRHVSDIVVLLPDVERHHALISSIFVNGKGQDGLYLPAKITGVVDADIRQLWEAVIGFYKLLGSDSARFEAAEVFDWLMLPPLYQSFGLTHEQMSRGCDLLVEAGFIRGFDEEHLKQTLDDKDFDYRFSFAQALDRLTLGLVMPEAGMSNCLYPIDEHDWPQTAIAEMSLPLSQVSLNDAPIIEALCRIYSGLVERRYDHLQTMKAEDWLNQIETEVIHRYFADVDQTRSMRAIYNAMNGFKSSLRANRHYQHYSDPSQATEQQKENSFDNIEQLPLKLSFMLDSIEAELESQQVSAEPTGVITFGRFGALRNVPFELVVMLNMNLSEFPGRDRDNRYDLMKATMSRRGDRDSEDDDNGAFLDALLCARSACWIFYNGQSLTDTHEHLPANPVSELLQFLQGEVQWQVSSMQNMPDDIDPDAQSVRRQLPNLIKQWLVTEHPALPFDKSLFETTEELDQVSADDTDESVNDTELTSTDLGSDANDSGNLDLEAQLNHAMRQTKLAQQRQFPPAPLWQSVFNTLKVRDNQPSVSRVELPTPEQYKSIARLFVEPPEQAKPESSQQPKQVNLLGKLGSLDIETIKSLLQLLDHQAAISSNDQSGSTDSLDLDADLACSALADSLFNIEEIDIDGALAYQVRHPGKEFLRYQQVHVVQGQQVMANQEPLFLDPLARYQINEYLINSLANQSQSNDSLEDTSLIDNSSDDNSQSNAQQGVAQQDNQLMYQKIMPAGIARQTTLPNQQQKLQKQCEEFIEQLLVNEADNEPLIELLQEQQQPAHFLLTATKEEPVQLNVQQLFESYQHQASGNNLQDNSSQSEIKQWLSLLPKYIKLKGKVPVHSNTVSTQTTDTNTADALTTTNHGDDAIDVNHSDQLAYSQRSPRYWLNILPSSAGPKHLLKFWLSHLYWQVARGTTAQQVALADGVSYWRFSKSRSDVDAYKSVVAFKLNPVEHNQAAIELIKWALFAKLAGQVPMTLLPEYGLNYVAKVQQSAEEDSQYWTKRSDFSKWFAPGYQQDVYDNCVRHAIWQYVLRDDDAFNALRDGLDNLALPLYQPMYNALTPLKA is encoded by the coding sequence ATGTTTAAAATTATTCAGTCCAATCGCACCGAAAAACTGGTCACCCAACTGCTACACGAATATCAATCCAAAGATCAGCCCATTTTTGAGCCGTTTATTGTGATTGTGCCGTCAAAAGTACTGGGAGATTGGCTGGATAAAACCATCGCCAGTCAGGCAGGCATTAGTACCTTGGTGCAGACCAAATTCTGGGGTGAATATCAATGGCGACTGATGCAAGCGGTATTGAGCCGTCATAATGATTTTGTCAAAAGCCAAGACCCGAATGCCACTACTATTAATGTGCCAGAAGTGGCTGTGCTGTCGCCAACCGTTATGCAGTGGCGAATCTTTGGATATCTTAATCATTATCAAGCGCAAATCATCAAAGATGACAAGCATCCGTTGTATCCGCTGCTGATTTCATTGATGGAATCGCTGCAAGATCAAAACCAAGCTAAAAATTCTACTCAGAATCAGAACCAGAGCCAAACGGATGGCCAACAGCAAAACACTCAAGATCCGGGGCAAAGAGATGCCAGACTGTGGCAGCTGGCAAGTGATTTGGCACGGGTGTTTAACCGTTATCTGACCCACCGTGAAGACTGGCTACAGACGTGGTCGAACAATAAGCAGCTGCCAGTTGAGCAACTGATTTTAGAAAAAGACAGTCTCTCGTTGCGCTTCGATAAATATGCGCGCGGTACGCCAGATTGGCTGATAGATCATTATATTGAGTTAGAAGCCGCGCAGCGTCATCTTTGGCTAAATCTTTTTGCCGATGTGCATTTGCACCGTGTGGCGTTAGAAGCTAAGTTTTGGGAAGTGCTAACCAACAACATTGCCCATGAGCAAGATACGCTACCCAAAGTGCTGAGAATCTTTACCATTCAGCAGCTACCACAAGCAGAGCTCGACTTTTTGCAGCGTTTGTCTGAGTTTATGGACATCACCTTGCTGCACTACAATCCATCAAAGCTGTTTTGGGCAGATATTGTCGATAAGTCTTGGCTTGAGCGTCAACGTATTATTAACCCTGAGAGTGTGTTCCTACGTGACTATGGTCACAGTCTGCTGTCACGTCTGGGTAAGCAATCACGTGATACCTTTGCGATGTTGGCGACCTTGTCAGGTGGTGAGGATTATGAGCGCGCGCAGGTAGTCTGGCACGATGACTTTTGGCAAGACGATTATTGGCAGGATGGCTTTTTCGAAGAAGAGGCGCAGCCAAATCTTGAGTCTCAATCTGACGCTAGTGACTCTGCCCAAAAGTTGGATAACTCACCAAATAACTTTTCAAATAACGCGCCAAATAACTCATTAAATAACACGCCAAGTCTATTACAACAGCTGCAACAAGATGTGCTGATGCTCGATGAGCAATCGACGCAGCAAGCAACTGCAGTGCGCGTAACCAAAGACATTGGTGAGCAGCTAGAGAGCGCAGGCAATCAAAGCTCAAATCCTCAAAGTACAGAAGCCGAAAGTTTACCTAAATCAGCCAATATTGATATTGCTCAAACTGATGAGTTTGATCCGTATTCTGATGAGGTGCTTGAAAATAAGCATTACGATAAGCCACGTAGTTGGCCAATCTCTTCACAAGATAATAGCCTAAGTATTCATTCGTGCCACAGTTTACAGCGTCAGCTAGAAGTGCTGCGCATTATGATTGGACGCTGGCTTAATGAACCGTTGCCAGAAGGTGCTAAGCCACGCCATGTGTCTGATATCGTGGTGTTATTGCCTGATGTGGAGCGTCATCATGCCCTGATTAGCTCTATCTTTGTCAATGGCAAAGGTCAAGACGGCTTGTATTTGCCCGCCAAGATTACCGGTGTGGTGGATGCGGATATTCGTCAGCTGTGGGAAGCGGTGATTGGCTTTTATAAATTGCTCGGTAGTGACAGTGCACGCTTTGAAGCGGCGGAAGTCTTTGATTGGTTGATGCTGCCGCCACTATATCAAAGCTTTGGTTTGACCCATGAGCAGATGAGTCGAGGCTGTGATCTATTGGTTGAGGCAGGTTTTATCCGCGGCTTTGATGAAGAGCACTTAAAGCAGACCTTGGATGACAAGGACTTTGATTATCGCTTTAGCTTTGCCCAAGCATTAGACCGCCTAACTTTAGGTTTGGTGATGCCGGAAGCTGGCATGAGCAACTGCTTGTATCCGATTGACGAGCACGATTGGCCGCAGACTGCCATTGCCGAGATGAGCCTGCCGTTATCACAGGTCAGCCTCAATGACGCACCGATTATCGAAGCCTTGTGTCGCATCTATAGCGGATTGGTCGAAAGACGCTATGATCACCTACAAACCATGAAAGCAGAAGACTGGCTCAATCAGATTGAGACCGAAGTGATTCACCGTTACTTTGCTGATGTCGATCAAACCCGCAGTATGCGCGCCATTTATAACGCCATGAACGGCTTTAAGTCTAGCCTGCGTGCCAATCGTCATTACCAACACTATAGTGATCCGAGTCAGGCAACTGAGCAGCAAAAAGAAAACAGCTTCGATAATATTGAGCAGCTGCCACTTAAGCTTAGCTTTATGCTAGACAGTATCGAAGCTGAGCTAGAAAGTCAGCAAGTGAGTGCCGAGCCGACCGGAGTGATTACCTTTGGTCGCTTTGGTGCGTTAAGAAACGTACCGTTTGAGCTGGTAGTCATGCTCAATATGAACTTATCTGAGTTCCCAGGACGTGACCGTGATAACCGTTATGACTTGATGAAAGCGACCATGTCTCGCCGCGGTGATAGAGACAGTGAGGATGATGACAATGGTGCCTTCTTGGATGCGCTACTGTGCGCGCGCAGTGCCTGTTGGATATTCTATAACGGTCAGAGCCTAACTGATACCCATGAGCATCTACCGGCCAACCCAGTCAGCGAGTTACTACAGTTCTTACAAGGCGAAGTGCAATGGCAAGTCAGCTCAATGCAAAATATGCCTGATGATATTGACCCTGATGCGCAAAGTGTCAGACGTCAGTTGCCAAATTTAATTAAGCAGTGGCTAGTCACCGAGCATCCGGCATTACCGTTTGATAAAAGCTTGTTTGAGACCACGGAAGAGCTCGATCAAGTAAGCGCTGATGATACCGATGAGTCTGTTAACGATACGGAACTAACAAGTACTGACTTAGGCAGTGATGCTAACGACTCTGGTAATTTAGACTTAGAAGCACAATTAAATCATGCAATGCGTCAGACCAAATTGGCTCAACAGCGACAGTTCCCGCCAGCACCGCTGTGGCAAAGTGTATTTAATACGCTTAAAGTACGTGATAATCAGCCGTCTGTTAGCCGAGTCGAGTTGCCAACGCCCGAGCAATACAAGTCTATTGCCAGACTGTTTGTAGAGCCACCAGAGCAAGCTAAACCTGAGTCTAGTCAGCAACCCAAACAAGTCAATCTGCTTGGTAAGCTGGGTTCATTAGATATTGAGACCATCAAGTCGCTATTACAGCTGCTTGATCATCAAGCTGCTATTAGTTCAAACGATCAATCAGGTTCTACTGACAGTCTAGATTTAGATGCTGACCTTGCTTGCTCGGCGTTGGCCGATAGCTTGTTTAATATCGAAGAAATAGATATTGATGGCGCTTTGGCGTATCAAGTCCGCCATCCGGGTAAAGAGTTTTTGCGCTATCAGCAAGTACACGTAGTGCAAGGTCAGCAAGTGATGGCCAATCAAGAACCGCTGTTTTTAGATCCATTAGCGCGCTATCAGATCAATGAGTATCTGATTAATTCACTGGCAAATCAGTCTCAATCCAATGACTCGCTTGAAGATACTAGTTTAATAGACAACAGCTCGGACGATAATAGCCAGTCTAATGCTCAGCAGGGCGTTGCTCAACAAGACAACCAGTTGATGTATCAAAAGATCATGCCTGCTGGTATTGCGCGTCAAACCACCCTGCCCAATCAACAGCAGAAGCTGCAAAAGCAATGCGAGGAGTTTATAGAGCAGCTGTTAGTCAATGAAGCTGATAACGAGCCGTTAATCGAGCTATTGCAAGAGCAGCAGCAACCTGCTCACTTCTTATTGACTGCTACCAAAGAAGAGCCGGTTCAGCTTAATGTACAGCAGCTGTTTGAATCGTATCAGCATCAAGCATCAGGTAACAATTTACAAGATAACAGTTCGCAGAGTGAGATTAAGCAGTGGCTGTCGTTATTACCTAAGTATATTAAGCTTAAAGGTAAAGTGCCTGTTCATTCTAATACAGTCTCTACACAAACGACTGATACAAATACTGCTGATGCACTAACAACAACTAATCATGGAGATGACGCTATTGATGTCAATCATAGCGATCAACTTGCGTATTCTCAGCGTTCCCCTCGATATTGGTTAAACATACTGCCCAGCTCAGCAGGCCCTAAACATCTATTAAAGTTTTGGTTGTCGCATCTGTATTGGCAAGTGGCCAGAGGCACCACAGCTCAGCAAGTGGCGCTCGCTGATGGGGTCAGCTATTGGCGCTTTAGTAAGTCACGCTCTGATGTAGATGCTTATAAGAGTGTGGTTGCGTTTAAGCTAAATCCAGTAGAACACAATCAGGCAGCCATTGAACTGATCAAATGGGCGCTGTTCGCTAAGCTGGCAGGTCAAGTACCAATGACCTTATTGCCAGAGTACGGCCTAAACTATGTGGCAAAGGTTCAACAATCGGCCGAAGAAGATAGCCAGTATTGGACCAAACGTTCGGACTTTAGCAAGTGGTTTGCGCCGGGCTATCAACAAGATGTCTATGATAATTGCGTCCGACATGCCATTTGGCAGTATGTACTGCGTGATGATGATGCCTTTAATGCGCTGCGTGATGGACTAGATAATTTGGCATTACCTTTGTATCAGCCAATGTATAACGCTTTGACGCCTTTAAAAGCCTAG
- the truC gene encoding tRNA pseudouridine(65) synthase TruC, with product MDIESGTDSQSDNQTDDLKHNPIEIIYEDEHLVAINKEAGLLVHRSWLDKGETRFAMQLTRDAVGCHVFPAHRLDRPTSGVLLFAKSSAVARSLTEAFTERKVAKQYIAVVRGFMAEEGSVDYALSFKPDAIADKFADLDKPAQEAVTHWQSLDQIELPFAVSKKHATSRYSLMRLLPETGRKHQLRRHMRHLFHPIVGDTSYGDGRHNKFFRAQYDCTRMLLHAQTLKLDHPVTGEPLVLTAGFDEQWARILEELDWVDSASLSR from the coding sequence ATGGATATTGAAAGTGGCACTGACAGTCAATCAGATAACCAAACAGACGACCTAAAACATAACCCAATAGAAATTATCTATGAAGATGAGCATCTAGTAGCCATTAATAAAGAAGCCGGTCTATTGGTGCATCGCAGCTGGCTGGATAAAGGCGAGACCCGCTTTGCGATGCAGCTCACCCGTGATGCGGTCGGTTGCCATGTGTTTCCAGCACACCGATTAGATAGACCAACATCCGGCGTGTTGTTATTCGCTAAGAGCTCTGCTGTGGCACGCAGTCTGACTGAAGCCTTTACTGAGCGTAAAGTTGCTAAGCAGTATATCGCTGTGGTGCGTGGCTTTATGGCAGAGGAAGGCAGCGTTGATTATGCGTTAAGCTTTAAGCCGGATGCTATTGCCGATAAATTTGCTGATTTAGACAAACCTGCTCAAGAAGCGGTAACCCATTGGCAAAGCTTAGACCAAATTGAGCTGCCGTTTGCGGTTTCAAAAAAGCATGCGACCAGCCGTTATAGTTTAATGCGCTTATTGCCTGAGACTGGGCGGAAACATCAGCTGCGCCGGCACATGCGACATCTGTTTCACCCGATAGTCGGGGATACCAGCTATGGTGATGGACGCCATAATAAGTTTTTTCGTGCTCAATATGATTGCACACGTATGCTGTTACACGCTCAGACCTTAAAACTCGATCATCCGGTAACTGGTGAGCCGTTAGTGTTGACGGCAGGATTTGACGAGCAGTGGGCGCGTATCTTAGAGGAGCTTGATTGGGTCGATAGCGCAAGCCTTAGCAGATAG
- the ppiC gene encoding peptidylprolyl isomerase PpiC yields the protein MARTASALHILVKDKELAEEIIAKLKKGAHFDVLAKKHSTCPSGKKGGDLGEFRKGQMVPAFDKVCFNGELLTPHLVKTKFGWHVVKVLYRT from the coding sequence ATGGCACGTACCGCAAGCGCATTACATATTTTGGTAAAAGACAAAGAGCTGGCTGAAGAAATTATAGCCAAGCTTAAAAAGGGCGCGCATTTTGATGTGCTCGCTAAGAAACACTCAACTTGTCCCTCTGGTAAGAAGGGCGGCGACTTGGGTGAATTTAGAAAAGGTCAAATGGTGCCGGCATTTGATAAAGTTTGCTTCAATGGTGAGCTATTAACCCCGCATTTAGTCAAAACCAAGTTTGGCTGGCATGTGGTGAAAGTGCTTTATAGAACTTAA
- a CDS encoding surface-adhesin E family protein translates to MKKLAVLAMVGLMSVTATAASSDGWALVATTENNQSRSYVNTHTLTNSGSYKMSFEKVEFAEYQTDGENYYNSIEMFTTVDCNSTPKRISRDNYKVFKDGKYLFMFFEDEETFNDAPIGTVGGNVADYMCSH, encoded by the coding sequence ATGAAAAAATTAGCAGTATTAGCAATGGTAGGATTAATGTCAGTAACAGCTACAGCAGCAAGTTCTGACGGCTGGGCTTTAGTAGCGACTACTGAGAACAACCAAAGTAGAAGTTATGTCAATACTCACACTTTGACCAATTCAGGATCATATAAAATGTCCTTTGAAAAAGTGGAATTTGCTGAATACCAAACCGATGGCGAAAACTATTACAATTCTATTGAAATGTTTACTACTGTTGATTGCAACAGTACTCCAAAAAGAATTAGCAGGGATAATTATAAAGTTTTCAAAGATGGTAAGTATCTATTTATGTTTTTCGAGGATGAGGAAACTTTTAATGATGCGCCTATAGGCACTGTTGGTGGCAATGTAGCTGATTATATGTGCTCGCATTAA